Proteins encoded within one genomic window of Epinephelus lanceolatus isolate andai-2023 chromosome 9, ASM4190304v1, whole genome shotgun sequence:
- the lrp13a gene encoding vitellogenin receptor Yl isoform X1, whose protein sequence is MIHFGTWQLLVRFILSVAMGGCLFLGVVLLQLSGPLRVVSAESTPLKCGLGSKMCKDGSECVLYSHVCDGEHDCKDGSDEEDCASGCNEDQFQCAHGKKCIDKDQVCDGIPHCQDRSDEMQCAQQTEGCFHYCDNKSRCIPANFICDGEKDCSDGTDEANCEDQEEDRHEREDGTSPISVLAPSASSSTPVKCHLGSKPCKDNKECVLYNHVCDGEKDCADGSDEEECLSACETDQFQCAHGKKCIEQSQVCDGVPQCQDRSDELGCAKRMEGCAHQCDDKSRCIPNSFLCDGERDCLDGSDEANCVDGACSATEFKCTSGQCVSDTMLCDGHPDCWDRSDEESCTNAPVCPTKHRCPQSKECLVQEWICDGDQDCKDGTDEKDCPVAPLNCGEFQWLCKSKSKCIPTAWRCDGMKDCDEGSDETECGMVTCLPHQFQCGSQECLDPVQVCNSITNCADGSDEGGSCQITCADADNSRCSQSCYSTPQGTRCHCAAGFTLMKDGLTCVDIDECEGQSSGVCSQLCINTPGSYQCDCHPGYIMEADGHHCKITGEPFLLSSVQTDLFLFGLRSGSLDVLSSSAKKAILSLDYDWRDQRVFWVSLDTESIRWSSLDQKTTGTLIKGVRADSVAVDWLGRNLYWIDGVNSQIVAIRLTTDTVKSLDHSVILDEDLDQPRSLALLPQKGLMFWTEIGNVVKIERAGMDGSERKAVVNSSLGWPGGVAVDTISDRVYWTDERLRAIGSATLDGDDIQILQMKETTNPFSLAVFNDMLYWSDAKKRVVLAAHKISGKNQQVLLKRPRQPFGVKIIHPLLQMGIESPCEKIDCSHMCVLAPGPKAVCKCPSGLLLAEDGLTCSSSVNSAFLLMLSPSTVTQIYLQSRHTAAELKGWPEHLALQVPSVNEAAIIDYSLRDHTLFLTDDGTTSLSSFKLRDSDLSSQGQLLKLLGNTITAMALDWVTLNIYWSSDKQPRLQVTSITGAHTAVLIKDGIGRVESIALHPPSGRVCFTNVGLQGTGTVATVECANMDGAGRSVVWKDAVQPTSLVFSNTGDTIYWADVDLGTIGTVQLDGSGYRELKTGDGLAAVALSDDALLWMTVSDKTRLWYSDEQQQNKLWFEVGTEVVSLKAFSKSSQTGSNQCAENNGNCQHLCLATPEGRTCKCAHDYIPVNATHCGPEQSCPGGTRPCLDQLSCQPVEKFCDKHIDCYDHSDENCVTLKQRSRAKVLAPTQPHSSSPPRPSPPSPLSEDTGPNTTLNVSSQLMNLDAQQCSQKRCSGNGRCVEVNGETACVCALGYSGDSCQDNLLKTMQGPIIYAAVGLCAGVVVIAVMAVVVKRKKSANTRRASPAAVKETCMTDLENNTEASPSTQAASADTEKPEEAVSSVD, encoded by the exons ATGATACACTTTGGCACTTGGCAGCTTTTGGTCCGTTTTATTTTATCTGTGGCGATGGGTGGATGTTTGTTTCTCGGTGTAGTCTTATTGCAGTTGTCAGGGCCCTTGCGAG TTGTTTCAGCTGAAAGCACTCCTTTGAAGTGTGGCCTGGGCTCTAAAATGTGCAAGGATGGCTCAGAGTGTGTCCTCTACAGCCATGTTTGCGATGGAGAGCATGACTGCAAGGATGGTTCAGATGAAGAGGACTGTGCATCAGGGTGCAATGAAG ATCAGTTCCAGTGTGCTCATGGGAAAAAATGTATAGACAAGGACCAGGTGTGTGATGGTATACCTCACTGTCAGGACCGTTCTGATGAAATGCAGTGTGCACAGCAAACTGAGGGCTGTTTTCACTACTGTGACAACAAGAGTCGTTGCATACCTGCAAACTTCATTTGCGATGGAGAGAAGGACTGCTCGGATGGCACAGATGAAGCCAACTGTG AGGACCAAGAGGAAGACAGACATGAGAGGGAAGATGGGACCAGTCCAATCTCTGTGCTTGCTCCCTCCGCCAGCTCATCCACTCCTGTGAAATGTCATTTGGGCTCTAAACCCTGCAAGGACAACAAAGAGTGTGTCCTCTACAACCATGTCTGTGATGGAGAAAAAGACTGCGCAGATGGCTCTGATGAGGAAGAATGTTTATCAGCATGTGAAACGG ACCAGTTCCAGTGTGCACATGGAAAGAAGTGCATAGAGCAGAGCCAGGTGTGTGACGGTGTGCCTCAGTGTCAGGACCGCTCAGATGAACTGGGATGTGCCAAGCGGATGGAGGGCTGTGCTCACCAATGTGACGACAAGAGCCGCTGCATTCCTAACAGCTTCCTCTGTGATGGGGAGAGGGACTGTTTGGATGGCAGTGATGAGGCAAACTGTG TTGACGGGGCCTGCAGTGCCACGGAGTTCAAGTGCACCAGTGGCCAGTGTGTGTCGGACACAATGCTTTGCGATGGTCACCCAGACTGCTGGGATCGCTCAGATGAGGAGAGCTGCACCAACGCACCGGTCTGCCCCACCAAACACCGCTGCCCCCAGAGCAAGGAGTGTCTGGTGCAGGAGTGGATCTGTGATGGAGATCAGGACTGCAAAGATGGCACTGATGAAAAG GATTGTCCCGTGGCTCCACTGAACTGTGGTGAGTTCCAGTGGTTGTGTAAATCCAAAAGCAAGTGTATCCctacagcctggaggtgtgatGGCATGAAGGACTGTGACGAAGGCAGTGACGAGACTGAAT GTGGAATGGTGACATGCCTCCCTCACCAGTTCCAGTGTGGCAGCCAGGAGTGCCTGGATCCCGTCCAGGTGTGTAACAGCATTACCAACTGCGCAGACGGCTCAGACGAGGGCGGTAGCTGCCAGATCACTTGCGCAGACGCAGATAACAGCCGCTGCTCCCAGAGCTGCTACAGCACACCACAGGGAACG CGTTGTCACTGTGCAGCAGGGTTCACGCTAATGAAGGACGGGCTGACCTGTGTTGATATTGATGAGTGTGAAGGCCAGAGCTCAGGTGTGTGCAGTCAGCTGTGCATCAACACTCCAGGCTCATATCAATGTGACTGTCACCCAGGCTACATAATGGAGGCAGATGGACACCACTGCAAGATCACCG GTGAACCCTTCCTGCTGTCATCAGTCCAAACGGACCTCTTCTTGTTTGGCCTGCGCAGTGGCAGCCTTGATGTGTTGTCCTCCTCCGCCAAGAAGGCCATCCTCTCCTTGGACTATGACTGGAGGGACCAGAGGGTCTTTTGGGTCAGTCTGGACACTGAGAGCATCAGGTGGTCCTCGCTGGACCAGAAAACCACAGGAACTCTTATTAAAG GTGTCCGGGCTGATTCTGTTGCTGTGGACTGGCTCGGGAGGAACCTGTACTGGATTGACGGAGTGAATAGTCAGATTGTTGCCATTAGACTAACCACAGATACTGTCAAATCGCTGGACCACAGCGTCATCCTGGATGAAGACCTGGATCAGCCTCGCTCTCTCGCACTGCTGCCACAAAAAGG ACTGATGTTCTGGACAGAGATTGGTAATGTAGTGAAGATAGAGCGTGCTGGGATGGACGGGTCAGAGAGGAAGGCAGTAGTAAACTCGAGTCTGGGCTGGCCAGGCGGTGTGGCTGTAGACACCATCTCTGACAGAGTCTACTGGACGGATGAAAGGCTGAGGGCGATTGGAtctgcaacactggatggagaTGACATTCAG ATTCTACAGATGAAAGAGACCACCAACCCGTTCTCCCTGGCAGTGTTCAATGACATGCTCTACTGGTCTGATGCTAAGAAGCGAGTGGTGCTGGCTGCCCATAAAATCTCTGGCAAAAACCAACAAGTTCTCCTGAAAAGACCCAGACAACCTTTTGGTGTGAAA ATCATCCACCCATTGCTCCAGATGGGCATTGAGAGTCCCTGTGAGAAGATAGACTGTtcccacatgtgtgtgttggccccGGGACCCAAGGCTGTGTGCAAGTGTCCCTCTGGCCTTTTACTGGCTGAGGATGGCCTGACCTGCTCTAGCTCAGTCAATTCAGCATTCCTGCTGATGCTGTCTCCCTCCACCGTCACCCAG ATCTACTTGCAGTCCcgacacacagcagcagagctgaaGGGCTGGCCTGAACACCTGGCCCTGCAGGTGCCCAGTGTCAATGAAGCAGCCATCATTGACTACAGCCTTCGTGACCACACCCTGTTCTTGACAGATGACGGCACAACTTCACTCAGCTCCTTCAAGCTGAGGGACTCAGACTTGTCCTCTCAGGGCCAGCTCCTAAAACTCCTGGGCAACACCATTACCGCCATGGCTCTGGACTGGGTAACACTTAACATCTACTGGAGCAGCGACAAACAGCCTCGCCTGCAGGTCACCTCCATCACAGGTGCACACACTGCTGTTCTCATAAAAGATGGTATTGGCAGAGTGGAATCCATTGCCCTCCACCCTCCCAGTGGAAGGGTTTGTTTCACCAATGTGGGCCTGCAGGGTACGGGTACTGTGGCTACTGTTGAGTGTGCCAACATGGATGGTGCTGGGCGGAGTGTGGTGTGGAAGGATGCTGTCCAGCCAACATCTCTGGTCTTCTCCAATACTGGGGATACAATTTACTGGGCTGACGTGG ATTTAGGGACCATCGGCACTGTCCAACTTGATGGATCTGGATACAGAGAGCTGAAGACCGGTGATGGCCTGGCTGCTGTGGCTCTGAGTGATGACGCACTGCTGTGGATGACTGTCAGTG ACAAGACCAGGCTCTGGTACAGTGatgaacagcagcaaaacaagttGTGGTTTGAGGTCGGCACAGAAGTGGTCAGCTTAAAGGCATTCAGCAAGTCCAGTCAGACTG GTTCAAACCAGTGCGCAGAAAACAATGGAAACTGCCAGCACTTATGTCTTGCCACCCCAGAGGGTCGGACATGCAAGTGTGCCCACGACTACATCCCTGTGAATGCTACCCACTGTGGTCCAGAGCAGAGCTGCCCAGGTGGCACCAGGCCCTGTCTGGATCAACTCTCATGTCAGCCTGTTGAGAAGTTCTGTGACAAGCACATTGACTGCTATGACCACTCAGATGAGAACT GTGTCACTCTGAAGCAGAGGTCAAGAGCAAAGGTCCTTGCTCCCACCCAACCCCACAGCTCATCTCCTCCTCGTCCgtcccctccttctcctctctctgaaGACACTGGCCCGAACACCACCCTAAATGTCAGTAGTCAGCTCATGAACCTGGATGCCCAGCAGTGCAGCCAGAAACGCTGCAGTGGTAACGGCCGCTGTGTGGAGGTCAATGGAgaaactgcatgtgtgtgtgcactgggCTACAGTGGTGATTCCTGTCAAGACAATCTCCTAA
- the lrp13a gene encoding vitellogenin receptor Yl isoform X2 codes for MIHFGTWQLLVRFILSVAMGGCLFLGVVLLQLSGPLRVVSAESTPLKCGLGSKMCKDGSECVLYSHVCDGEHDCKDGSDEEDCASGCNEDQFQCAHGKKCIEQSQVCDGVPQCQDRSDELGCAKRMEGCAHQCDDKSRCIPNSFLCDGERDCLDGSDEANCVDGACSATEFKCTSGQCVSDTMLCDGHPDCWDRSDEESCTNAPVCPTKHRCPQSKECLVQEWICDGDQDCKDGTDEKDCPVAPLNCGEFQWLCKSKSKCIPTAWRCDGMKDCDEGSDETECGMVTCLPHQFQCGSQECLDPVQVCNSITNCADGSDEGGSCQITCADADNSRCSQSCYSTPQGTRCHCAAGFTLMKDGLTCVDIDECEGQSSGVCSQLCINTPGSYQCDCHPGYIMEADGHHCKITGEPFLLSSVQTDLFLFGLRSGSLDVLSSSAKKAILSLDYDWRDQRVFWVSLDTESIRWSSLDQKTTGTLIKGVRADSVAVDWLGRNLYWIDGVNSQIVAIRLTTDTVKSLDHSVILDEDLDQPRSLALLPQKGLMFWTEIGNVVKIERAGMDGSERKAVVNSSLGWPGGVAVDTISDRVYWTDERLRAIGSATLDGDDIQILQMKETTNPFSLAVFNDMLYWSDAKKRVVLAAHKISGKNQQVLLKRPRQPFGVKIIHPLLQMGIESPCEKIDCSHMCVLAPGPKAVCKCPSGLLLAEDGLTCSSSVNSAFLLMLSPSTVTQIYLQSRHTAAELKGWPEHLALQVPSVNEAAIIDYSLRDHTLFLTDDGTTSLSSFKLRDSDLSSQGQLLKLLGNTITAMALDWVTLNIYWSSDKQPRLQVTSITGAHTAVLIKDGIGRVESIALHPPSGRVCFTNVGLQGTGTVATVECANMDGAGRSVVWKDAVQPTSLVFSNTGDTIYWADVDLGTIGTVQLDGSGYRELKTGDGLAAVALSDDALLWMTVSDKTRLWYSDEQQQNKLWFEVGTEVVSLKAFSKSSQTGSNQCAENNGNCQHLCLATPEGRTCKCAHDYIPVNATHCGPEQSCPGGTRPCLDQLSCQPVEKFCDKHIDCYDHSDENCVTLKQRSRAKVLAPTQPHSSSPPRPSPPSPLSEDTGPNTTLNVSSQLMNLDAQQCSQKRCSGNGRCVEVNGETACVCALGYSGDSCQDNLLKTMQGPIIYAAVGLCAGVVVIAVMAVVVKRKKSANTRRASPAAVKETCMTDLENNTEASPSTQAASADTEKPEEAVSSVD; via the exons ATGATACACTTTGGCACTTGGCAGCTTTTGGTCCGTTTTATTTTATCTGTGGCGATGGGTGGATGTTTGTTTCTCGGTGTAGTCTTATTGCAGTTGTCAGGGCCCTTGCGAG TTGTTTCAGCTGAAAGCACTCCTTTGAAGTGTGGCCTGGGCTCTAAAATGTGCAAGGATGGCTCAGAGTGTGTCCTCTACAGCCATGTTTGCGATGGAGAGCATGACTGCAAGGATGGTTCAGATGAAGAGGACTGTGCATCAGGGTGCAATGAAG ACCAGTTCCAGTGTGCACATGGAAAGAAGTGCATAGAGCAGAGCCAGGTGTGTGACGGTGTGCCTCAGTGTCAGGACCGCTCAGATGAACTGGGATGTGCCAAGCGGATGGAGGGCTGTGCTCACCAATGTGACGACAAGAGCCGCTGCATTCCTAACAGCTTCCTCTGTGATGGGGAGAGGGACTGTTTGGATGGCAGTGATGAGGCAAACTGTG TTGACGGGGCCTGCAGTGCCACGGAGTTCAAGTGCACCAGTGGCCAGTGTGTGTCGGACACAATGCTTTGCGATGGTCACCCAGACTGCTGGGATCGCTCAGATGAGGAGAGCTGCACCAACGCACCGGTCTGCCCCACCAAACACCGCTGCCCCCAGAGCAAGGAGTGTCTGGTGCAGGAGTGGATCTGTGATGGAGATCAGGACTGCAAAGATGGCACTGATGAAAAG GATTGTCCCGTGGCTCCACTGAACTGTGGTGAGTTCCAGTGGTTGTGTAAATCCAAAAGCAAGTGTATCCctacagcctggaggtgtgatGGCATGAAGGACTGTGACGAAGGCAGTGACGAGACTGAAT GTGGAATGGTGACATGCCTCCCTCACCAGTTCCAGTGTGGCAGCCAGGAGTGCCTGGATCCCGTCCAGGTGTGTAACAGCATTACCAACTGCGCAGACGGCTCAGACGAGGGCGGTAGCTGCCAGATCACTTGCGCAGACGCAGATAACAGCCGCTGCTCCCAGAGCTGCTACAGCACACCACAGGGAACG CGTTGTCACTGTGCAGCAGGGTTCACGCTAATGAAGGACGGGCTGACCTGTGTTGATATTGATGAGTGTGAAGGCCAGAGCTCAGGTGTGTGCAGTCAGCTGTGCATCAACACTCCAGGCTCATATCAATGTGACTGTCACCCAGGCTACATAATGGAGGCAGATGGACACCACTGCAAGATCACCG GTGAACCCTTCCTGCTGTCATCAGTCCAAACGGACCTCTTCTTGTTTGGCCTGCGCAGTGGCAGCCTTGATGTGTTGTCCTCCTCCGCCAAGAAGGCCATCCTCTCCTTGGACTATGACTGGAGGGACCAGAGGGTCTTTTGGGTCAGTCTGGACACTGAGAGCATCAGGTGGTCCTCGCTGGACCAGAAAACCACAGGAACTCTTATTAAAG GTGTCCGGGCTGATTCTGTTGCTGTGGACTGGCTCGGGAGGAACCTGTACTGGATTGACGGAGTGAATAGTCAGATTGTTGCCATTAGACTAACCACAGATACTGTCAAATCGCTGGACCACAGCGTCATCCTGGATGAAGACCTGGATCAGCCTCGCTCTCTCGCACTGCTGCCACAAAAAGG ACTGATGTTCTGGACAGAGATTGGTAATGTAGTGAAGATAGAGCGTGCTGGGATGGACGGGTCAGAGAGGAAGGCAGTAGTAAACTCGAGTCTGGGCTGGCCAGGCGGTGTGGCTGTAGACACCATCTCTGACAGAGTCTACTGGACGGATGAAAGGCTGAGGGCGATTGGAtctgcaacactggatggagaTGACATTCAG ATTCTACAGATGAAAGAGACCACCAACCCGTTCTCCCTGGCAGTGTTCAATGACATGCTCTACTGGTCTGATGCTAAGAAGCGAGTGGTGCTGGCTGCCCATAAAATCTCTGGCAAAAACCAACAAGTTCTCCTGAAAAGACCCAGACAACCTTTTGGTGTGAAA ATCATCCACCCATTGCTCCAGATGGGCATTGAGAGTCCCTGTGAGAAGATAGACTGTtcccacatgtgtgtgttggccccGGGACCCAAGGCTGTGTGCAAGTGTCCCTCTGGCCTTTTACTGGCTGAGGATGGCCTGACCTGCTCTAGCTCAGTCAATTCAGCATTCCTGCTGATGCTGTCTCCCTCCACCGTCACCCAG ATCTACTTGCAGTCCcgacacacagcagcagagctgaaGGGCTGGCCTGAACACCTGGCCCTGCAGGTGCCCAGTGTCAATGAAGCAGCCATCATTGACTACAGCCTTCGTGACCACACCCTGTTCTTGACAGATGACGGCACAACTTCACTCAGCTCCTTCAAGCTGAGGGACTCAGACTTGTCCTCTCAGGGCCAGCTCCTAAAACTCCTGGGCAACACCATTACCGCCATGGCTCTGGACTGGGTAACACTTAACATCTACTGGAGCAGCGACAAACAGCCTCGCCTGCAGGTCACCTCCATCACAGGTGCACACACTGCTGTTCTCATAAAAGATGGTATTGGCAGAGTGGAATCCATTGCCCTCCACCCTCCCAGTGGAAGGGTTTGTTTCACCAATGTGGGCCTGCAGGGTACGGGTACTGTGGCTACTGTTGAGTGTGCCAACATGGATGGTGCTGGGCGGAGTGTGGTGTGGAAGGATGCTGTCCAGCCAACATCTCTGGTCTTCTCCAATACTGGGGATACAATTTACTGGGCTGACGTGG ATTTAGGGACCATCGGCACTGTCCAACTTGATGGATCTGGATACAGAGAGCTGAAGACCGGTGATGGCCTGGCTGCTGTGGCTCTGAGTGATGACGCACTGCTGTGGATGACTGTCAGTG ACAAGACCAGGCTCTGGTACAGTGatgaacagcagcaaaacaagttGTGGTTTGAGGTCGGCACAGAAGTGGTCAGCTTAAAGGCATTCAGCAAGTCCAGTCAGACTG GTTCAAACCAGTGCGCAGAAAACAATGGAAACTGCCAGCACTTATGTCTTGCCACCCCAGAGGGTCGGACATGCAAGTGTGCCCACGACTACATCCCTGTGAATGCTACCCACTGTGGTCCAGAGCAGAGCTGCCCAGGTGGCACCAGGCCCTGTCTGGATCAACTCTCATGTCAGCCTGTTGAGAAGTTCTGTGACAAGCACATTGACTGCTATGACCACTCAGATGAGAACT GTGTCACTCTGAAGCAGAGGTCAAGAGCAAAGGTCCTTGCTCCCACCCAACCCCACAGCTCATCTCCTCCTCGTCCgtcccctccttctcctctctctgaaGACACTGGCCCGAACACCACCCTAAATGTCAGTAGTCAGCTCATGAACCTGGATGCCCAGCAGTGCAGCCAGAAACGCTGCAGTGGTAACGGCCGCTGTGTGGAGGTCAATGGAgaaactgcatgtgtgtgtgcactgggCTACAGTGGTGATTCCTGTCAAGACAATCTCCTAA
- the LOC117252759 gene encoding mothers against decapentaplegic homolog 2 isoform X2, translating to MSSILPFTPPVVKRLLGWKKSTSGPGGAGGGEQNGQEEKWCEKAVKSLVKKLKKTGQLDELEKAITTQNCNTKCVTIPSNCSEIWGLSTPNTIEQWDTSGLYSYPDQTRSLDGRLQVSHRKGLPHVIYCRLWRWPDLHSHHELRAIEACEYAFHLKKDEVCINPYHYQRVETPVLPPVLVPRHSEILPELPPLDDYTHSIPENTNFPAGIEPPNNYIPETPPPGYISEDGEASDQQMNQSSPAELSPSTLSPVNHSMDLQPVTYSEPAFWCSIAYYELNQRVGETFHASQPSLTVDGFTDPSNSERFCLGLLSNVNRNATVEMTRRHIGRGVRLYYIGGEVFAECLSDSAIFVQSPNCNQRYGWHPATVCKIPPGCNLKIFNNQEFAALLAQSVNQGFEAVYQLTRMCTIRMSFVKGWGAEYRRQTVTSTPCWIELHLNGPLQWLDKVLTQMGSPSARCSSMS from the exons ATGTCCTCCATCTTGCCATTCACCCCTCCTGTGGTGAAGAGGCTGTTGGGCTGGAAGAAGTCGACCAGCGGCCCGGGCGGAGCAGGCGGTGGAGAACAGAATGGGCAAGAGGAGAAATGGTGTGAGAAGGCTGTGAAGAGCTTAGTGAAGAAACTAAAGAAGACAGGCCAGCTAGATGAGCTGGAGAAAGCTATCACCACACAGAACTGCAACACCAAGTGTGTCACCATCCCCAG CAATTGCTCTGAAATATGGGGACTGAGTACACCAAATACGATAGAACAGTGGGATACATCAGGCCTTTACAGCTACCCTGACCAAACCAG ATCCCTGGATGGCCGCCTGCAGGTCTCCCACAGGAAGGGGCTTCCCCATGTTATCTACTGTCGCTTGTGGCGATGGCCAGACCTCCACAGCCACCACGAGTTGCGCGCCATTGAGGCCTGTGAGTATGCCTTCCACCTAAAGAAGGATGAAGTCTGCATCAACCCCTACCACTACCAGAGGGTGGAGACCCCAG TGCTGCCTCCTGTTCTTGTGCCAAGACACTCAGAAATCCTGCCAGAGCTGCCACCTCTGGATGACTACACTCATTCCATACCTGAGAACACAAACTTTCCTGCAGGAATTGAACCTCCAAACAACTATATACCAG AAACACCTCCACCAGGCTACATCAGTGAGGATGGGGAGGCCAGCGATCAACAGATGAATCAAA GTTCTCCAGCAGAGCTCTCCCCCAGCACTCTGTCTCCTGTCAATCACAGCATGG ACTTGCAGCCGGTGACTTACTCTGAGCCAGCCTTCTGGTGCTCTATAGCCTATTACGAGCTGAACCAGCGTGTGGGGGAGACGTTCCACGCCTCTCAGCCTTCGCTGACAGTGGACGGATTTACAGATCCATCAAATTCTGAGCGTTTCTGCCTGGGCCTGCTGTCTAATGTCAACAGGAACGCCACTGTGGAGATGACCCGGAGGCACATAG GAAGAGGAGTTAGACTCTACTACATTGGAGGGGAGGTATTTGCTGAGTGCCTGAGTGATAGCGCCATCTTTGTCCAGAGTCCAAACTGCAACCAGCGATATGGCTGGCATCCAGCAACAGTGTGTAAAATTCCTCCAG GCTGTAATCTAAAAATCTTCAACAACCAGGAATTTGCAGCCCTGCTGGCTCAGTCAGTCAACCAGGGCTTTGAGGCTGTCTACCAGCTCACCAGGATGTGCACCATCCGCATGAGCTTTGTCAAAGGCTGGGGAGCCGAGTACAG GCGGCAGACTGTAACAAGCACTCCTTGCTGGATCGAGCTGCATTTGAATGGTCCCCTGCAGTGGCTGGACAAGGTTCTGACCCAGATGGGTTCCCCGTCTGCACGCTGCTCCAGTATGTCCTAA
- the LOC117252759 gene encoding mothers against decapentaplegic homolog 2 isoform X1, whose translation MSSILPFTPPVVKRLLGWKKSTSGPGGAGGGEQNGQEEKWCEKAVKSLVKKLKKTGQLDELEKAITTQNCNTKCVTIPSNCSEIWGLSTPNTIEQWDTSGLYSYPDQTRSLDGRLQVSHRKGLPHVIYCRLWRWPDLHSHHELRAIEACEYAFHLKKDEVCINPYHYQRVETPVLPPVLVPRHSEILPELPPLDDYTHSIPENTNFPAGIEPPNNYIPETPPPGYISEDGEASDQQMNQSMDTGSPAELSPSTLSPVNHSMDLQPVTYSEPAFWCSIAYYELNQRVGETFHASQPSLTVDGFTDPSNSERFCLGLLSNVNRNATVEMTRRHIGRGVRLYYIGGEVFAECLSDSAIFVQSPNCNQRYGWHPATVCKIPPGCNLKIFNNQEFAALLAQSVNQGFEAVYQLTRMCTIRMSFVKGWGAEYRRQTVTSTPCWIELHLNGPLQWLDKVLTQMGSPSARCSSMS comes from the exons ATGTCCTCCATCTTGCCATTCACCCCTCCTGTGGTGAAGAGGCTGTTGGGCTGGAAGAAGTCGACCAGCGGCCCGGGCGGAGCAGGCGGTGGAGAACAGAATGGGCAAGAGGAGAAATGGTGTGAGAAGGCTGTGAAGAGCTTAGTGAAGAAACTAAAGAAGACAGGCCAGCTAGATGAGCTGGAGAAAGCTATCACCACACAGAACTGCAACACCAAGTGTGTCACCATCCCCAG CAATTGCTCTGAAATATGGGGACTGAGTACACCAAATACGATAGAACAGTGGGATACATCAGGCCTTTACAGCTACCCTGACCAAACCAG ATCCCTGGATGGCCGCCTGCAGGTCTCCCACAGGAAGGGGCTTCCCCATGTTATCTACTGTCGCTTGTGGCGATGGCCAGACCTCCACAGCCACCACGAGTTGCGCGCCATTGAGGCCTGTGAGTATGCCTTCCACCTAAAGAAGGATGAAGTCTGCATCAACCCCTACCACTACCAGAGGGTGGAGACCCCAG TGCTGCCTCCTGTTCTTGTGCCAAGACACTCAGAAATCCTGCCAGAGCTGCCACCTCTGGATGACTACACTCATTCCATACCTGAGAACACAAACTTTCCTGCAGGAATTGAACCTCCAAACAACTATATACCAG AAACACCTCCACCAGGCTACATCAGTGAGGATGGGGAGGCCAGCGATCAACAGATGAATCAAAGTATGGACACAG GTTCTCCAGCAGAGCTCTCCCCCAGCACTCTGTCTCCTGTCAATCACAGCATGG ACTTGCAGCCGGTGACTTACTCTGAGCCAGCCTTCTGGTGCTCTATAGCCTATTACGAGCTGAACCAGCGTGTGGGGGAGACGTTCCACGCCTCTCAGCCTTCGCTGACAGTGGACGGATTTACAGATCCATCAAATTCTGAGCGTTTCTGCCTGGGCCTGCTGTCTAATGTCAACAGGAACGCCACTGTGGAGATGACCCGGAGGCACATAG GAAGAGGAGTTAGACTCTACTACATTGGAGGGGAGGTATTTGCTGAGTGCCTGAGTGATAGCGCCATCTTTGTCCAGAGTCCAAACTGCAACCAGCGATATGGCTGGCATCCAGCAACAGTGTGTAAAATTCCTCCAG GCTGTAATCTAAAAATCTTCAACAACCAGGAATTTGCAGCCCTGCTGGCTCAGTCAGTCAACCAGGGCTTTGAGGCTGTCTACCAGCTCACCAGGATGTGCACCATCCGCATGAGCTTTGTCAAAGGCTGGGGAGCCGAGTACAG GCGGCAGACTGTAACAAGCACTCCTTGCTGGATCGAGCTGCATTTGAATGGTCCCCTGCAGTGGCTGGACAAGGTTCTGACCCAGATGGGTTCCCCGTCTGCACGCTGCTCCAGTATGTCCTAA
- the LOC117252972 gene encoding immediate early response 3-interacting protein 1-like yields MAFTLYSLIQAAILCVNAVAVLHEERFLSKIGWGVDQSVGGFGDEPGIKVQLMNLVRSVRTVMRVPLIGVNAVCIVLLLLFG; encoded by the exons ATGGCGTTTACTTTGTATTCTCTCATTCAAGCAGCAATTCTGTGCGTCAATGCTGTCGCTGTATTGCACGAAGAAAGATTTCTGAGTAAAA TCGGCTGGGGAGTGGACCAAAGTGTCGGAGGTTTTGGTGATGAACCAGGCATCAAAGTGCAGCTAATGAACCTTGTCCGCTCTGTGAGGACAGTAATGAGAG TGCCGCTGATAGGAGTGAATGCAGTGTGCATagtgctgctgctcctgtttGGATGA